From one Thalassospira lucentensis genomic stretch:
- the folE gene encoding GTP cyclohydrolase I FolE, with protein MCSETSVAKRPSREEAEEAVRTLLRWAGDDPDREGLRGTPDRVVRSYGEFFAGYQQDPADILRRTFEETDGYDEMVVLRDIRVESYCEHHMVPIIGVAHVAYLPRRRVVGISKLARVVEVYAKRLQIQEKMTAQVANTIQEELDPLGVAVVIDANHQCMSTRGIHKTGVSMVTSRMLGAFRDDPITRREFFAMIGR; from the coding sequence ATGTGCAGCGAAACCAGCGTCGCTAAACGCCCGTCGCGTGAAGAAGCAGAAGAAGCCGTTCGTACACTGCTTCGTTGGGCAGGCGACGATCCCGACCGCGAAGGTCTGCGCGGAACACCAGACCGTGTCGTGCGATCCTACGGCGAGTTCTTCGCAGGCTATCAACAGGACCCGGCGGACATTCTGCGCCGCACCTTCGAGGAGACCGACGGTTACGACGAAATGGTCGTGTTGCGCGATATCCGGGTCGAGTCCTATTGTGAACATCACATGGTGCCAATTATCGGCGTGGCCCATGTTGCGTACCTGCCGCGCCGCCGTGTTGTCGGTATTTCCAAGCTTGCCCGCGTGGTCGAGGTTTATGCCAAGCGTTTGCAGATTCAGGAAAAAATGACGGCACAGGTCGCCAACACCATTCAGGAAGAACTTGATCCGCTTGGTGTTGCGGTTGTGATTGATGCGAACCATCAATGCATGAGCACACGCGGCATTCACAAGACCGGTGTGTCGATGGTGACCAGCCGCATGCTTGGTGCATTTCGCGATGATCCGATCACACGGCGCGAGTTTTTTGCGATGATCGGCCGCTAG
- a CDS encoding cytochrome c, with the protein MRTGILVVATVFATAISIAAVAHEGAKGVVKERMDGMEVMGKQVKMMVPMLKGETPYDPAKVELAAMKISSHAGSAFTELFPTGSTTAPSEASPEIWEKWDAFSRLSDELAINADMLKTIAAKDAASGSNDTSQFDDAFRNVLQTCKSCHQQFRAD; encoded by the coding sequence ATGAGAACCGGAATACTAGTTGTCGCAACAGTTTTTGCCACCGCGATCAGCATTGCTGCTGTTGCACATGAAGGTGCAAAAGGTGTCGTAAAGGAACGGATGGATGGCATGGAAGTCATGGGCAAGCAGGTCAAGATGATGGTGCCGATGTTAAAGGGGGAAACCCCCTATGACCCGGCGAAGGTCGAACTGGCTGCCATGAAAATCAGCAGCCATGCAGGCTCGGCCTTTACCGAACTGTTCCCGACCGGTAGCACCACCGCGCCATCCGAGGCGTCGCCTGAAATCTGGGAGAAATGGGACGCGTTTTCCCGACTGTCAGATGAACTTGCCATAAATGCCGACATGCTGAAAACGATTGCCGCCAAAGATGCCGCATCGGGTAGCAACGACACCAGCCAGTTTGACGATGCATTCCGTAACGTTCTGCAAACTTGCAAATCCTGCCATCAGCAGTTCCGTGCCGACTAG